A window of the Cystobacter fuscus genome harbors these coding sequences:
- a CDS encoding AEC family transporter encodes MISVLGLLFTSLLLGMAARRSGRFHEHTAHVINAYVINVALPALVLRSVHGLTLVPELLLSAAVPWVIFGVALLLFRAVGPRLGLAPDSVAALVLTGGLGNTSFVGLPLIEGLRGPEALRVAVVIDQLGSFLALATVATIYAARAAEKETHPAALWKKLVGFMPLVALVLALLTHPWAFPTWVDGVLARLGSTLTPLTLFSVGYQLRLSGLRGRGKALGLGLGYKLVLAPLGIALLLLALPRLDRLSFEVTVLQAGMAPMVTGAILAVDHGLDPELSALMVGVGIPLSLLTVPMALWLMGGGLF; translated from the coding sequence ATGATTTCCGTTCTCGGCCTGCTGTTCACCAGCCTCCTGCTGGGGATGGCCGCCCGGCGCAGTGGCCGTTTCCACGAGCACACGGCGCACGTCATCAACGCCTATGTCATCAACGTGGCGCTGCCCGCGCTGGTGCTGCGCTCGGTGCACGGGCTCACGTTGGTGCCCGAGCTGCTGCTGTCCGCCGCCGTGCCCTGGGTCATCTTCGGCGTGGCCTTGTTGCTGTTCCGGGCCGTGGGGCCTCGGCTGGGGCTGGCGCCCGACAGCGTGGCGGCGCTGGTGCTCACGGGGGGTCTGGGCAACACGTCGTTCGTGGGCCTGCCGCTCATCGAGGGCCTGCGCGGTCCCGAGGCCCTGCGGGTGGCGGTGGTCATCGACCAGTTGGGCTCGTTCCTGGCGCTGGCCACGGTGGCGACGATCTACGCCGCGCGCGCCGCCGAGAAGGAGACCCACCCGGCGGCGCTGTGGAAGAAGCTGGTGGGCTTCATGCCCCTGGTGGCGCTGGTGCTCGCGTTGCTCACCCACCCGTGGGCGTTTCCCACGTGGGTGGACGGAGTGCTGGCGCGGCTGGGCTCGACACTCACCCCGCTCACGCTCTTCTCCGTGGGCTACCAGTTGCGGCTGTCCGGCCTGCGGGGCCGGGGAAAAGCACTGGGTCTGGGGCTGGGCTACAAGTTGGTACTGGCCCCGCTCGGCATCGCGCTGTTGCTGCTCGCGCTGCCGCGACTGGACCGTCTGTCTTTCGAGGTGACCGTGCTTCAGGCGGGGATGGCGCCGATGGTGACGGGGGCCATCCTCGCGGTGGACCATGGGTTGGACCCCGAGCTGTCCGCCCTCATGGTGGGGGTGGGCATCCCGCTGTCGTTGCTCACGGTGCCCATGGCCCTGTGGTTGATGGGAGGCGGGCTCTTCTAG
- a CDS encoding efflux RND transporter permease subunit, which translates to MFSDFFIKRPIFASVISILITLVGAITIPSLPIEQYPNLAAPQVTVTANYLGASAETVESAVTTVLERQLNGLEGMRYISSTSSNNGQSTIIITFDPERDIDVAAVDVQNRVATASARLPSEVNALGIVINKAQSQLLVSYGLYDKEKRYDIGFLSNYADVYIRDALLRVKGVGDVRIFGERRFAMRLWLDPTKLASRGLTAADVTNALREQNVQVAAGQVGQPPAPTGQSFQINVQVLGQLSTPQQFENIVVQRGQDGSLVQVRDIGRVELGAENYNQLLRFNGREAVGLGISQLAGSNALEVRANVEKELERLKANFPPGLVYERAFDTTIAVQSSIDGVIHTLFEAIVLVIVVVFIFLHGWRSILVVATTLPVSLIGTFAFVSAFGFSLNMLTLLGLTLATGLVVDDAIVVIENVERVMEQEGVDAREATHRSMKQVGGAVVATALVLSAVFVPVSFFPGTSGSIYRQFALTLAFSISLSALVALTLSPALCAILLRPHEGTKWRVFRWVDHTMDAFRDRYARFLGRLLGPRMRWALLGLFVVLIGVTALLYRITPTGFIPEEDQGYLIVAVQGPEGSSLDYTKQVLLQAENVLQQQKEVSGLFTVGGFSVLGTGPNYGTLFVNLKPWEERKEKEQSLAGIIERLRGPFAAIPGARVLAFQPPTIRGVGSVGGFEFVLEDQLGTRTLDELSAATQQLTGQANQGGQLRGVFSSFTATTPLLTVSVDREKAKALGVSLDSLYSTLQIFMGSQYVNDFTLTNRVYRVYVQAATPFRNEPRDISSFYVRSTTGQMVPLESLITVKPVTTAQNIQHYNLFRSATINGQGAPGTSTGQALEAMETVARQNLPNGYAFEWTGLSREQKEAGGKVLLIFALGIVFVFLVLSAQYESFALPFVIMLAVPVAMMGALGFQLMRGLVNDVFCQVGLLMLVGLACKNAVLIVEFAEQLRHQGKGVVEAVIQAADTRLRPILMTSFAFLLGVLPLLLASGAGSSSRKSLGTAVFGGMLLSTFINLIFIPVLYTLVETARSRLLKRHEHARPPPPSRPTGGEGTPHPA; encoded by the coding sequence ATGTTCTCCGACTTCTTCATCAAGCGGCCCATCTTCGCGAGCGTCATCTCCATCCTCATCACGCTGGTGGGCGCCATCACCATCCCCAGCCTGCCCATCGAGCAGTACCCCAACCTGGCCGCGCCCCAGGTGACGGTGACGGCCAACTACCTGGGCGCCTCCGCCGAGACGGTGGAGAGCGCGGTGACGACGGTGCTGGAGCGTCAGCTCAACGGCCTGGAGGGCATGCGCTACATCTCCTCCACCAGCAGCAACAACGGCCAGAGCACCATCATCATCACCTTCGATCCGGAGCGCGACATCGACGTGGCGGCGGTGGACGTGCAGAACCGCGTCGCCACCGCCTCGGCGCGTCTGCCCTCGGAGGTGAACGCGCTGGGCATCGTCATCAACAAGGCACAGTCCCAACTGCTCGTCTCCTACGGCCTGTATGACAAGGAGAAGCGCTATGACATCGGCTTCCTGAGCAACTACGCGGACGTGTACATCCGCGACGCGCTCCTGCGCGTCAAGGGCGTGGGCGACGTGCGCATCTTCGGCGAGCGCCGCTTCGCCATGCGACTGTGGTTGGACCCCACCAAGCTCGCCAGCCGCGGCCTCACCGCCGCGGACGTGACGAACGCGCTGCGCGAGCAGAACGTGCAGGTGGCCGCCGGCCAGGTGGGCCAGCCTCCCGCGCCCACGGGCCAGTCGTTCCAGATCAACGTGCAGGTGCTCGGCCAGCTCTCCACGCCCCAGCAGTTCGAGAACATCGTCGTGCAGCGCGGCCAGGATGGCTCGCTCGTGCAGGTGCGGGACATCGGCCGGGTGGAGCTGGGCGCGGAGAACTACAACCAGCTCCTGCGCTTCAACGGACGGGAGGCGGTGGGCCTGGGCATCTCCCAGCTCGCCGGCTCCAACGCCCTGGAGGTGCGCGCGAACGTGGAGAAGGAGCTCGAGCGGCTCAAGGCCAACTTCCCGCCGGGGCTCGTGTACGAGCGCGCCTTCGACACCACGATCGCGGTGCAGTCCTCCATCGACGGGGTGATCCACACGCTGTTCGAGGCCATCGTGCTCGTCATCGTCGTGGTCTTCATCTTCCTGCACGGCTGGCGCAGCATCCTCGTGGTGGCCACGACCCTGCCGGTGTCGCTCATCGGCACGTTCGCCTTCGTGAGCGCGTTCGGCTTCTCGCTCAACATGCTGACGCTGCTCGGCCTGACGCTCGCCACGGGCCTCGTGGTGGATGACGCCATCGTGGTCATCGAGAACGTCGAGCGCGTCATGGAGCAGGAAGGGGTGGACGCGCGCGAGGCGACCCACCGGAGCATGAAGCAGGTGGGCGGCGCGGTGGTGGCCACGGCCCTGGTGCTCTCCGCGGTGTTCGTCCCGGTGTCCTTCTTCCCGGGCACCTCGGGCTCCATCTACCGGCAGTTCGCCCTCACGCTCGCCTTCTCCATCAGCCTGTCGGCGCTCGTGGCCCTCACGCTGTCGCCCGCGCTGTGCGCCATCCTGCTGCGGCCCCATGAGGGCACCAAGTGGCGCGTCTTCCGCTGGGTGGACCACACCATGGACGCCTTCCGCGACCGCTACGCGCGCTTCCTCGGCCGGCTGCTCGGGCCGCGCATGCGCTGGGCGCTGCTGGGCCTGTTCGTGGTGCTCATCGGCGTCACCGCGCTGCTCTACCGCATCACCCCCACCGGCTTCATCCCGGAGGAGGACCAGGGCTACCTCATCGTCGCGGTGCAGGGCCCCGAGGGCTCGTCACTGGACTACACCAAGCAGGTGCTCCTCCAGGCCGAGAACGTGCTCCAGCAGCAGAAGGAGGTGTCGGGCCTGTTCACCGTGGGCGGCTTCTCGGTGCTGGGCACCGGCCCCAACTACGGCACGCTCTTCGTCAACCTGAAGCCCTGGGAAGAGCGCAAGGAGAAGGAGCAGAGCCTGGCGGGCATCATCGAGCGGCTGCGCGGGCCGTTCGCCGCCATTCCCGGAGCGCGGGTGCTCGCCTTCCAGCCGCCCACCATCCGCGGCGTGGGCAGCGTGGGTGGCTTCGAGTTCGTCCTGGAGGATCAGCTCGGCACGCGCACGCTCGACGAGCTGTCCGCGGCCACGCAGCAGCTCACGGGCCAGGCCAACCAGGGAGGACAGCTGCGCGGCGTCTTCTCCTCCTTCACCGCCACCACCCCGCTGCTCACCGTGTCGGTGGACCGGGAGAAGGCCAAGGCGCTGGGCGTGTCCCTGGACTCGCTCTACTCCACGCTGCAGATCTTCATGGGCAGCCAGTACGTGAATGATTTCACGCTCACCAACCGCGTCTACCGCGTCTACGTGCAAGCGGCCACGCCCTTCCGCAACGAGCCACGCGACATCTCCTCCTTCTACGTGCGCTCCACCACGGGCCAGATGGTGCCCCTGGAGAGCCTCATCACGGTGAAGCCCGTCACCACCGCGCAGAACATCCAGCACTACAACCTGTTCCGCTCGGCCACCATCAACGGCCAGGGCGCTCCGGGCACCAGTACCGGCCAGGCACTCGAGGCCATGGAGACCGTCGCCCGGCAGAACCTGCCCAACGGCTACGCCTTCGAGTGGACGGGCCTGTCGCGCGAGCAGAAGGAAGCGGGCGGCAAGGTGCTGCTCATCTTCGCGCTGGGCATCGTGTTCGTGTTCCTGGTGCTGTCGGCCCAGTACGAGAGCTTCGCCCTGCCCTTCGTCATCATGCTCGCGGTGCCCGTGGCCATGATGGGGGCGCTGGGATTCCAGTTGATGAGAGGGCTCGTCAACGACGTCTTCTGCCAGGTGGGCCTGTTGATGCTGGTGGGCCTCGCCTGCAAGAACGCCGTGCTCATCGTGGAGTTCGCCGAGCAGCTGCGCCACCAGGGCAAGGGCGTGGTGGAGGCCGTCATCCAGGCGGCGGACACGCGCCTGCGCCCCATCCTGATGACGTCCTTCGCCTTCCTCCTGGGCGTGCTGCCCCTGTTGCTGGCGTCGGGCGCGGGCTCCTCCTCGCGCAAGTCCCTGGGCACGGCGGTGTTCGGCGGCATGCTCCTGTCCACCTTCATCAACCTCATCTTCATCCCCGTGCTCTACACGCTGGTGGAGACGGCCCGATCCCGGCTGCTCAAGCGCCACGAGCACGCCCGGCCGCCTCCGCCCTCGCGGCCCACCGGGGGCGAGGGAACACCGCACCCGGCGTGA
- a CDS encoding TolC family protein, translating to MNPYLLTAFLSHAVLVPGVTLAQANPPPAPPQEAAAQPPQPEVSDPMLAPVPPAPVQVSTWDEALQMLRQRSTELGTALARVETASGQRRVALAGLLPTLNGSASVQHNLLGPTVALGGVPGNGTGGGGTGGGGVGGGVGGLTTTSPLGTANVAASLPLFDLQAVHSLRAADATRQAAEFSLDETRRQLTRTLAQTLAQVAASERLVEVNRVNLRSSLERLALAQRRMELGAGTRLDVIRLEQDAEAARASVVSGDESLRQARDALGFLLGSPQPVGLGRGLSLEELLAGGQRECRALQELQQRPDQAAARAQVEAAERSVSAARSQYLPTLQAQSSVVALTVDPGFARVPIWNIGAVLTLPFYDGGVREGRVWQARAQEETARQAAVNVERSATVEVRRVRRNVDVAGEQQRIAQRARELAAENDRLTRRSFEVGAGTSQDLVVSAAALRQAELNLVVSELQFFQARIESFLVEAACDW from the coding sequence ATGAATCCCTACCTCCTCACCGCCTTCCTCTCACACGCCGTCCTCGTACCGGGAGTGACGCTGGCCCAGGCCAACCCCCCGCCCGCACCTCCCCAGGAAGCCGCCGCGCAGCCACCTCAGCCCGAGGTGTCGGACCCGATGCTGGCCCCCGTCCCCCCGGCTCCCGTCCAGGTGAGCACCTGGGACGAGGCGCTCCAGATGCTGCGCCAGCGCTCCACGGAGCTGGGGACCGCGCTGGCCCGGGTGGAGACGGCCTCGGGTCAGCGGCGCGTGGCGCTCGCGGGGCTGCTGCCCACCCTCAATGGCTCCGCCTCCGTCCAGCACAACCTGCTCGGCCCCACCGTGGCGCTCGGAGGCGTGCCCGGAAACGGAACGGGCGGCGGCGGAACGGGTGGAGGTGGAGTGGGCGGCGGCGTGGGCGGTCTCACGACGACCTCGCCCCTGGGCACCGCCAATGTGGCGGCCTCCCTGCCCCTGTTCGATCTCCAGGCGGTCCACTCCCTGCGCGCGGCGGACGCAACACGCCAGGCCGCGGAGTTCTCCCTCGACGAGACGCGGCGGCAACTCACCCGCACGCTCGCCCAGACCCTGGCCCAGGTGGCCGCCTCCGAGCGCCTCGTCGAGGTGAACCGCGTCAACCTGCGCTCCTCTCTCGAGCGGCTGGCGCTCGCGCAACGGCGGATGGAGCTGGGCGCGGGCACCCGCCTGGATGTCATCCGCCTGGAGCAGGACGCGGAGGCGGCACGCGCCTCGGTGGTGTCCGGCGACGAATCGCTGCGTCAGGCACGCGACGCCCTGGGCTTCCTGCTGGGCAGCCCCCAGCCGGTCGGGCTCGGCCGCGGGCTGTCCCTGGAGGAGTTGCTCGCCGGGGGCCAACGGGAGTGCCGAGCACTACAGGAGCTCCAGCAGCGGCCAGACCAGGCGGCGGCACGCGCCCAGGTAGAGGCCGCGGAGCGCTCGGTGTCGGCGGCGCGCTCCCAGTACCTGCCGACCCTGCAGGCACAAAGCAGCGTGGTGGCGCTCACGGTGGACCCGGGCTTCGCGCGCGTGCCCATCTGGAACATCGGCGCGGTGCTCACCCTGCCTTTCTATGACGGCGGCGTGCGCGAGGGTCGGGTGTGGCAGGCGCGGGCCCAGGAGGAAACGGCGAGACAGGCGGCGGTGAACGTGGAGCGCTCGGCCACGGTGGAGGTTCGCCGCGTGCGCCGCAACGTGGACGTGGCGGGCGAGCAGCAGCGCATCGCCCAGCGCGCGAGGGAGCTGGCGGCGGAGAACGACCGGCTCACCCGCCGCTCCTTCGAGGTGGGAGCGGGGACGAGTCAGGACCTGGTGGTGTCGGCGGCGGCGCTGCGGCAGGCGGAGCTGAACCTGGTGGTGAGCGAACTCCAGTTCTTCCAGGCGCGAATCGAGTCATTCTTGGTGGAGGCAGCATGCGACTGGTGA
- a CDS encoding Kelch repeat-containing protein — protein sequence MRIVNLTTSLAVALLFPACGGPAAEEPSQLAIRSGELSSAPAASSSVTDPEPRAVGSWSLTGDLTSARSGHTATLLSSGRVLVVSGTTAEVFNPYTNVSVATGAPTWARTQHTATRLESGKVLVAGGWIGRFPLYWRSTAEVYDKSTGTWSSGDSMSVPRGNHTATLLESGKVLVVGGDTTDGSQPEAPLQTDSVDLYDPATNTWSPAASIFMPRAGHTATLLYSGKVLVTGGRFLDWVLQDAQVYDPDTDDWSMPAPMPRTRTGHVAVRLNSGKVMVLGGGHDEVDFYDPYNSTTRWTTGASLPSGGSVISATRLYSGEVLVTHSTGQASLYDPATDAWLSAGTLTAPLAAHAATLLHTGQVLVTGGSSGGAVTTVQRYTR from the coding sequence ATGCGCATCGTGAACCTCACCACCTCCCTCGCTGTCGCCCTGCTGTTTCCAGCCTGTGGCGGGCCCGCGGCCGAAGAGCCGTCCCAGCTCGCCATTCGCAGCGGGGAGCTGTCCAGCGCCCCCGCTGCCTCCTCCTCCGTGACGGACCCGGAGCCGCGAGCCGTGGGCTCCTGGAGCCTCACGGGTGACCTGACCTCGGCTCGTTCCGGCCACACCGCCACCCTGCTTTCCTCGGGCAGGGTGCTGGTGGTGAGTGGCACCACCGCGGAGGTGTTCAACCCCTATACCAACGTGTCCGTGGCCACGGGGGCTCCCACCTGGGCGCGCACCCAGCACACCGCGACCCGGCTCGAATCGGGCAAGGTGCTGGTGGCGGGCGGGTGGATCGGCAGGTTTCCGCTCTACTGGCGCAGCACCGCGGAGGTGTATGACAAGTCCACGGGCACCTGGTCGTCCGGGGACAGCATGAGCGTGCCTCGTGGCAACCACACGGCGACCCTGCTCGAATCGGGCAAGGTGTTGGTGGTGGGGGGGGACACCACGGATGGGAGCCAGCCGGAGGCCCCGCTCCAGACGGACTCCGTGGATCTGTACGACCCGGCGACCAACACGTGGAGCCCGGCGGCCTCCATCTTCATGCCTCGCGCCGGCCATACCGCGACGCTGCTCTACTCGGGCAAGGTGTTGGTGACGGGTGGCAGGTTCCTCGACTGGGTGCTCCAGGACGCGCAGGTGTATGACCCGGACACGGACGACTGGTCGATGCCTGCGCCCATGCCGAGGACTCGCACCGGCCATGTCGCCGTCCGGCTCAACTCGGGCAAGGTGATGGTGCTCGGTGGCGGCCATGACGAGGTGGACTTCTACGATCCGTACAACTCCACCACCCGGTGGACCACGGGCGCCTCGCTCCCCTCGGGTGGCTCGGTCATCAGCGCGACGCGGCTCTACTCGGGCGAGGTGCTGGTCACGCACTCCACCGGCCAGGCGTCGTTGTATGACCCGGCGACGGATGCGTGGCTGTCCGCGGGGACGTTGACGGCCCCACTCGCGGCCCACGCCGCGACGCTCCTGCACACGGGACAGGTGCTGGTGACGGGTGGCTCCTCCGGTGGCGCGGTTACCACCGTGCAGCGCTACACGCGCTGA
- a CDS encoding efflux RND transporter periplasmic adaptor subunit has translation MRLVSRGVGVWLTVLALAGCQSSGGNAGGPQQGAGGPGGPGGAAAGKPMQVEVLKLEPGPVRDIGEYLGTLISRRSINLYPQVAGYVQRIAVRPGEQVKQGQLLLEVDPRIGRAGVQSAEAQRSSALAQRQFAQSTRQRAEQLLREGLMSRQDYEQAVSQAAAAEASARNAEAQLSQQQVELGFYRVTAPFDGVVGNIPVKVGDYVTPQVVLTNVDQSRALELSVFVPEERVADVEVGRTPLEVLDQDGKPVVSAPVFFVAPTPNPTTQLVELKAAFDNEVGLRNGQVVHAQVVYSVREALRLPTYAVSQQSSQFFATVVAEGDGGVSVAQRTPVKLGQLQDNHYEVLGGLKQGTPVIIGSLQAIRDGQPIEPKPAKPRPEQEEQGVGGAANTGTGEPADAGTAGPRDAGTGTDGGR, from the coding sequence ATGCGACTGGTGAGTCGTGGTGTAGGGGTGTGGTTGACGGTGCTGGCCCTGGCCGGCTGCCAGAGTTCCGGCGGCAACGCGGGCGGCCCCCAGCAAGGAGCGGGAGGGCCCGGAGGACCAGGAGGCGCCGCCGCGGGCAAGCCCATGCAGGTGGAGGTATTGAAGCTCGAGCCCGGTCCGGTGCGCGACATCGGCGAGTACCTGGGCACGCTCATCTCCCGGCGCAGCATCAACCTCTACCCGCAGGTGGCGGGCTACGTGCAGCGCATCGCGGTGAGGCCCGGCGAGCAGGTGAAGCAGGGCCAGCTGCTGCTGGAAGTGGATCCCCGAATCGGACGCGCGGGAGTGCAGAGCGCCGAGGCCCAGCGCAGCTCGGCCCTGGCCCAGCGCCAGTTCGCCCAGAGCACGCGTCAGCGCGCCGAGCAGTTGCTGCGCGAGGGGCTCATGAGCCGTCAGGACTATGAGCAGGCGGTGTCGCAGGCGGCGGCCGCCGAGGCCAGCGCGCGCAACGCCGAGGCCCAACTGTCACAGCAGCAGGTGGAGCTCGGCTTCTACCGGGTGACGGCGCCCTTCGACGGCGTGGTGGGCAACATCCCGGTGAAGGTGGGCGACTACGTCACGCCCCAGGTGGTGCTCACCAACGTGGACCAGAGCCGCGCCCTGGAGCTGTCCGTGTTCGTTCCCGAGGAGCGCGTGGCGGACGTAGAGGTGGGACGCACGCCCCTGGAGGTGCTCGATCAGGACGGCAAGCCGGTGGTGAGCGCCCCCGTCTTCTTCGTGGCCCCCACGCCCAACCCGACGACACAGCTCGTGGAGCTCAAGGCCGCCTTCGACAACGAGGTGGGGCTGCGCAACGGCCAGGTGGTGCACGCCCAGGTGGTGTACTCCGTCCGCGAGGCCCTGCGCCTGCCCACGTATGCCGTGTCCCAGCAGAGCAGCCAGTTCTTCGCCACCGTCGTGGCCGAGGGGGATGGTGGCGTCAGCGTGGCACAGCGCACGCCGGTGAAGCTCGGTCAGCTCCAGGACAACCACTACGAAGTGCTCGGGGGCCTGAAGCAGGGCACGCCCGTCATCATCGGCTCGCTGCAGGCCATCCGCGACGGCCAGCCCATCGAGCCCAAACCGGCGAAGCCGAGGCCGGAGCAGGAGGAGCAGGGTGTGGGAGGCGCCGCGAACACGGGCACGGGCGAGCCCGCCGACGCGGGCACCGCGGGCCCTCGCGACGCGGGCACGGGCACGGACGGGGGCAGGTGA
- a CDS encoding serine/threonine-protein kinase, with protein sequence MHSMDDDAGGVTYLSDSSPGHPASPPGEPQGLSLERTLRPATPPVSPRGTLIQGAATPVPASVTARGLVPGQVIADRYQVRKWLGAGGTAAVYEVLDLQTNQHVALKVLAVPHAEETLVTRFRREVEHARALEHVNILRVFDVGWDGERHFLTVELLAGMDLRQLLQERRPTLAGALRWLTHATVALEHAHARGVLHRDIKPGNLFITRTGVLKLMDFGLAKSTHVPGTTTQGATLGTPEYMAPEQVMGSPPVSPASDLYSLGVVAYELFTGQLPFRHSQPVPLMFLHVQEAPRPPRLLCPALPEPFERVVLKLMEKRPEDRYRNATELRAALAELWPLVLKRPS encoded by the coding sequence GTGCACTCGATGGATGATGATGCCGGTGGGGTGACGTACCTGAGCGACTCGTCGCCAGGGCATCCCGCGTCGCCTCCGGGCGAGCCCCAGGGCCTGTCACTGGAGCGGACCCTGCGGCCGGCGACGCCACCGGTGTCCCCTCGTGGCACGCTGATCCAGGGGGCGGCGACGCCCGTGCCCGCCTCCGTCACGGCGCGTGGCCTGGTGCCGGGCCAGGTGATCGCGGACCGCTACCAGGTGCGCAAGTGGCTGGGCGCGGGAGGAACCGCCGCGGTGTACGAGGTGCTGGACCTCCAGACGAACCAGCATGTGGCGCTCAAGGTCCTGGCGGTGCCACACGCGGAAGAGACGCTGGTCACGCGCTTTCGCCGCGAGGTGGAGCACGCGCGCGCGCTGGAGCACGTCAACATCCTGCGCGTCTTCGACGTGGGGTGGGACGGGGAGCGGCACTTCCTGACCGTGGAGTTGCTCGCGGGCATGGACCTGCGCCAGCTCCTGCAGGAGCGGCGGCCCACGCTGGCCGGTGCCCTGCGCTGGCTCACCCATGCCACCGTGGCCCTGGAGCACGCGCACGCGCGCGGGGTGCTGCACCGGGACATCAAGCCCGGCAACCTCTTCATCACCCGGACGGGGGTGCTCAAGTTGATGGACTTCGGCCTGGCCAAGAGCACGCATGTGCCGGGCACCACCACCCAGGGGGCCACGCTCGGCACTCCGGAGTACATGGCGCCCGAGCAGGTGATGGGCTCTCCCCCCGTGTCACCCGCCTCGGACCTGTACTCCCTGGGCGTGGTGGCCTACGAGTTGTTCACCGGGCAGCTGCCCTTCCGCCATTCGCAGCCCGTGCCGTTGATGTTCCTGCACGTGCAGGAAGCGCCCCGGCCTCCCCGGCTGCTGTGTCCGGCGCTGCCGGAGCCGTTCGAACGCGTCGTGTTGAAGTTGATGGAGAAGCGCCCGGAGGACCGTTACCGCAACGCGACCGAGCTGCGTGCCGCGCTGGCGGAGCTGTGGCCCCTGGTGCTCAAACGCCCTTCATGA
- a CDS encoding MDR family MFS transporter, with the protein MSDLGGRWAKEARALVGGLPSTYWYLWTGTLVNRLGSFVVPFLALYLTRERGFRVEEAGGVVALHGAGAVLAGLVGGTLADRIGRRATLLVGLWLGSVAMLALGLARDTWQICAAAFLLGLLGEQYRPAVSAAIADVVPPEHRARAYSLLYWIINVGFSLALPLGGFASRAGFLTLFVADACTTFLYGVIVWWKVPETRPAHLPRTEATAARSPPSFAPFQDTVFLGFALPILLTAMIFMQYNVTLPLDLAARGMTPATFGVVLSANGLLVVLLQPFVGRLLGSMRRSTALAAASALTGLGFGLHGLGAHVPLALFAVTVWSIGEVLQAPVASAVVADLAPPHQRGVYQGAYATLWAGSACLSPLLGTWLLGHLGRAALWGGCLTVGLFAATWHLAAASSRRRHMDALRQLYPDVSTARD; encoded by the coding sequence ATGAGTGACCTGGGCGGACGGTGGGCGAAGGAAGCGAGGGCGCTGGTGGGCGGCCTGCCGAGCACCTACTGGTACCTCTGGACGGGCACGCTGGTGAACCGCCTGGGCTCCTTCGTGGTGCCCTTCCTCGCGCTCTACCTCACGCGTGAACGCGGCTTCCGGGTGGAGGAGGCCGGAGGGGTGGTGGCCCTGCACGGCGCGGGCGCCGTGCTCGCGGGACTGGTGGGTGGAACGCTGGCGGACCGCATCGGCCGGCGCGCGACCCTGCTCGTGGGGCTGTGGCTCGGCTCGGTGGCGATGCTCGCGCTCGGCCTGGCCCGGGACACCTGGCAGATCTGCGCCGCCGCCTTCCTGCTCGGCCTGCTGGGCGAGCAGTACCGGCCCGCCGTGTCCGCGGCCATCGCGGACGTGGTCCCCCCCGAGCACCGCGCCCGCGCCTACAGCCTGCTGTATTGGATCATCAACGTGGGCTTCTCGCTCGCCCTGCCCCTCGGGGGATTCGCCTCGCGCGCGGGCTTCCTCACCCTCTTCGTCGCGGACGCCTGCACCACCTTCCTCTATGGCGTCATCGTCTGGTGGAAGGTGCCGGAGACGCGCCCCGCCCACCTGCCGCGCACCGAGGCCACCGCCGCGCGCTCGCCGCCCTCGTTCGCGCCCTTCCAGGACACGGTGTTCCTCGGCTTCGCCCTGCCCATCCTGCTCACCGCGATGATCTTCATGCAGTACAACGTGACGCTGCCCCTGGACCTGGCGGCGCGGGGCATGACCCCGGCCACGTTCGGCGTCGTGCTCTCGGCCAACGGCCTGCTCGTGGTGCTCCTGCAACCCTTCGTCGGCCGGCTCCTGGGCTCGATGCGGCGCTCCACGGCGCTCGCGGCGGCCTCGGCCCTCACGGGGCTGGGCTTCGGGCTGCACGGGCTCGGCGCGCACGTCCCCCTCGCCCTGTTCGCGGTCACGGTGTGGTCGATTGGCGAGGTGCTCCAGGCCCCCGTGGCCTCGGCCGTGGTGGCCGACCTCGCCCCGCCCCACCAGCGCGGCGTCTACCAGGGCGCGTACGCCACCCTGTGGGCCGGCTCCGCCTGCCTCTCGCCCCTGCTCGGCACCTGGCTGCTCGGACACCTCGGCCGCGCGGCCCTGTGGGGAGGCTGCCTCACGGTGGGCCTGTTCGCGGCCACCTGGCACCTGGCCGCCGCCTCCTCCCGCCGCCGCCACATGGACGCCCTGCGCCAGCTCTACCCCGACGTGAGCACCGCGCGCGACTGA